The following are encoded together in the Corynebacterium jeikeium genome:
- a CDS encoding peptide chain release factor 3, translating into MSTTASEASRRRTFAVIAHPDAGKSTLTEALALHAHMIKEAGAVHGKAGRKSTVSDWMDMEKDRGISIASSALQFEYAPEDHDGEPFMINLVDTPGHADFSEDTYRVLSAVDAAVMLIDGAKGLEPQTLKLFRVCKARGLPIVTVVNKWDRPGRSPLELVDEIVNEIQLQPTPLFWPVGEAGDFRGLARINDDGEAEEYIHFLRTAGGSTIAPEEHYTPEQAVEREEDVWETAAEEVELLASDGALHDQELFLECTTSPLIFASAMLNFGVHQILDTLCALAPAPAGRDSDPKVIEAAAGGNSVAVDEHRDPTDDFSGVVFKVQAGMDRNHRDSLAFMRVVSGVFERGMQVTHAQSGRSFSTKYALTVFGRTRATVDAAYPGDIVGLVNAGSLAPGDTIYAGKKVQFPPMPQFAPEHFRTLRAKSLGKYKQFRKALEQLDSEGVVQILRNDARGDANPVMAAVGPMQFEVMQARMDVEYNVETVADPVPYSVARRTDAESAPVLAKQRGVEIFTRTDGELIALFGDKWKLAFVEKEHPELTMETLVAD; encoded by the coding sequence ATGAGTACAACCGCATCCGAAGCCTCGCGCCGCCGCACATTCGCCGTCATCGCCCACCCGGATGCCGGTAAATCCACCCTCACCGAGGCGCTCGCACTGCACGCCCACATGATCAAGGAAGCCGGCGCCGTGCACGGCAAGGCCGGTCGTAAGTCCACCGTCTCCGACTGGATGGACATGGAGAAAGACCGTGGTATTTCCATCGCCTCCTCCGCCTTGCAGTTTGAATACGCCCCGGAGGACCACGACGGCGAGCCCTTCATGATCAACCTAGTTGATACCCCGGGCCACGCGGACTTCTCGGAAGATACCTACCGAGTTCTTTCCGCCGTGGATGCTGCGGTGATGCTCATTGACGGCGCAAAGGGCCTGGAGCCGCAGACGCTGAAGCTGTTCCGCGTGTGCAAGGCCCGCGGTCTGCCGATCGTTACCGTCGTGAACAAGTGGGACCGTCCGGGCCGCAGCCCGCTGGAGCTGGTGGACGAGATCGTCAACGAGATCCAGCTACAACCCACTCCCCTGTTCTGGCCCGTCGGCGAGGCCGGCGACTTCCGCGGATTGGCGCGTATCAACGACGACGGAGAGGCCGAGGAGTACATCCACTTCCTCCGCACGGCCGGTGGTTCGACGATCGCACCGGAGGAGCACTACACCCCGGAACAGGCCGTAGAGCGGGAAGAAGACGTATGGGAGACCGCCGCTGAAGAGGTCGAGCTGCTGGCTTCCGACGGCGCGCTACACGACCAGGAGCTGTTCCTGGAATGCACCACTTCCCCACTGATTTTCGCCTCCGCGATGCTGAACTTCGGCGTGCACCAGATTTTGGATACCCTCTGCGCTTTGGCGCCCGCCCCAGCGGGCCGCGATTCCGACCCGAAGGTGATCGAGGCCGCCGCGGGCGGAAACTCCGTCGCGGTGGACGAGCACCGCGACCCCACCGACGATTTCTCGGGCGTGGTGTTCAAGGTGCAGGCGGGCATGGACCGTAACCACCGGGACTCTCTGGCTTTCATGCGCGTGGTCTCCGGCGTATTCGAGCGTGGCATGCAGGTCACGCATGCGCAATCGGGTCGGTCTTTCTCTACAAAGTACGCACTGACCGTCTTCGGCCGCACCCGCGCCACCGTGGATGCCGCCTACCCCGGCGATATCGTGGGTCTAGTCAACGCTGGTTCGCTCGCCCCTGGCGACACGATCTACGCCGGCAAGAAGGTACAGTTCCCGCCCATGCCGCAGTTCGCACCGGAGCACTTCCGCACACTGCGCGCGAAGTCGCTGGGCAAGTACAAGCAGTTCCGCAAGGCCCTCGAGCAGTTGGATTCCGAAGGCGTTGTGCAGATCCTGCGCAACGACGCGCGCGGTGACGCCAACCCCGTCATGGCCGCCGTCGGCCCGATGCAGTTTGAAGTTATGCAGGCTCGAATGGACGTTGAGTACAACGTGGAGACCGTGGCCGACCCCGTCCCTTACTCTGTCGCTCGTCGTACTGACGCCGAGTCCGCGCCGGTACTGGCCAAGCAGCGAGGCGTGGAGATCTTCACCCGCACAGACGGGGAGCTAATTGCCCTATTCGGCGACAAGTGGAAACTAGCCTTCGTGGAGAAGGAACACCCGGAGCTGACGATGGAGACGTTGGTCGCCGACTAG
- the pth gene encoding aminoacyl-tRNA hydrolase, with product MASPNKKQHTNSDTWLIIGLGNPGDKYANTRHNVGRMVIGELLDRQVPAASLSTHKKTNTDIAEVKIAGRKVVLAQPRTFMNVSGGPVQQLAAFFKIPAENIIVAYDDLEGDPGAVKLRQSGGDKGHNGLKSITKSLGTKDYWRLSCGIGRPPGRMDPAAYVLKPFPKSEAAEVAIMCADAADEVERTLGVGN from the coding sequence GTGGCGTCACCAAACAAGAAACAACACACCAACAGCGACACGTGGCTAATCATCGGCCTGGGCAACCCCGGCGATAAATACGCCAACACCAGGCACAACGTCGGACGAATGGTGATCGGCGAACTGCTGGATCGACAGGTACCGGCAGCCAGCCTGAGTACCCACAAGAAAACAAACACGGACATCGCCGAGGTGAAGATCGCGGGGCGCAAGGTGGTGCTGGCGCAGCCGCGAACTTTCATGAATGTATCCGGCGGTCCGGTGCAGCAGCTGGCGGCGTTTTTCAAGATTCCGGCGGAGAACATCATCGTCGCCTACGACGACCTCGAGGGTGATCCGGGAGCAGTGAAGCTGCGACAGTCCGGTGGGGACAAGGGGCATAACGGTCTGAAGTCCATTACGAAGTCGCTGGGGACGAAAGACTACTGGCGCTTGTCGTGTGGCATTGGTCGGCCGCCCGGACGCATGGATCCAGCGGCCTATGTGTTGAAGCCCTTCCCCAAGTCAGAGGCAGCGGAAGTGGCGATCATGTGCGCCGACGCGGCCGACGAGGTTGAGCGCACCCTCGGTGTGGGAAACTAG
- the pth gene encoding aminoacyl-tRNA hydrolase, translating into MAVSFLQSLFSVFRKKSSPQEPATTTAGGPAKRTKLTVGELQEFAPEWIVIGLGNPGAKYADTRHNIGYWPIDRLVERYEAQWLPVEGQKAHAALITVEETPVLLLRSTTYMNNSGEAVGPLASALSLPAERIIVCHDELDIAAGQVRIKDKGGEGGHNGLRSMTAELGTQHYVRVRMGIGRPPKGTSVIDFVLSPFEEADIDAENGWMENTLRDSVDSVTLIVNNGTDIARNDIHTRKH; encoded by the coding sequence GTGGCTGTGTCTTTCCTCCAATCTCTGTTTTCCGTTTTCCGCAAGAAGTCTTCGCCACAGGAGCCTGCAACTACAACTGCAGGTGGCCCTGCAAAGCGAACCAAGCTCACCGTCGGGGAGCTGCAAGAGTTCGCCCCTGAATGGATTGTGATCGGCCTGGGCAATCCCGGCGCCAAGTACGCGGACACCCGGCACAATATCGGCTATTGGCCGATTGACCGCCTAGTTGAGCGGTATGAGGCCCAGTGGCTGCCGGTGGAGGGCCAGAAGGCTCATGCGGCGCTGATCACGGTGGAAGAAACCCCCGTGCTGCTGCTCCGCTCCACGACCTACATGAATAACTCTGGTGAGGCTGTGGGGCCGCTGGCTTCCGCTTTGAGTCTGCCGGCGGAGCGGATCATTGTCTGCCACGACGAGCTGGATATCGCCGCTGGGCAGGTCCGCATCAAGGATAAAGGTGGCGAGGGCGGCCACAATGGGCTGCGTTCAATGACGGCCGAACTGGGCACTCAACACTACGTGCGCGTCCGCATGGGCATCGGTCGCCCGCCTAAGGGAACGTCAGTGATTGATTTTGTTCTGAGCCCGTTCGAAGAGGCAGACATCGACGCAGAGAACGGGTGGATGGAAAACACTCTTCGGGATTCGGTGGACTCAGTGACGCTCATCGTGAACAATGGCACAGACATTGCGCGAAACGATATCCACACACGCAAGCACTAA
- a CDS encoding acyltransferase family protein, translating into MKQVFGLLRAVRNARTGSAKSSPDQQRHQESGASSGSSVPSKPSAASKPSEEKKPAPAKPEPKKTAPAKPAQQASAPKKPAEGKTSEEKKPAPVKQEPKKATSKEPTRSPIKLSAGGPPKAPSAPKPPKASSQKQEPRKASTASQDPKKSTTAAKALKADKNKKQTSAPPKKKAATPRPAAAAPAIKLGNVGAPPAPGVAPGVARKAPIPAKASAAKPAPKQAAKPVSKEAAKPVAKETPAAKATPPAKPKPEQKPAPKKAPKKATQPKAEQKTVPVPAAKPVPKPAPKQVAESAPIPVPKQAPAAKQAPKPVAKAKPKTVPPAAEKSASQPKKQPEAKQVTTAQPAPQQTSAPRRNNVPEALAIPPENKTVKKDRRARLRQVKGLDGLRGLAVLAVVIYHFFGDILPGGYLGVDLFFVLSGFLITSLLVREYRVSNTISLKDFWIRRFRRILPAALVTLFIVTAIVTAIGGDIAVGIREQFLGTLFFVNNWTQIATSQSYFAESEIQVFAHYWSLAVEEQFYIIWPLVTLGIFVFTQRRLRRSPRRIPMLVTAVLAVLSAAIMALLFTPGEDPTRVYYGTDTHAFGLLIGAFLSLAVTSTRNDPRVDSWPSAGKFEARAAGAIGALALVGYVFQLLFMGDDLAVTYQGGLLLTSVLGVLMIWGVIRETGPLTIIFRTNVMRWLGQRSFSLYLWHWPVIMILRALFDADGHMDHKWILGLVAVPIALVISEISYQHVENPFRRRGYKQTWKDYWSSRPTYHEINEGFKKVAWPVVPLLVVACAGGVIYGVVNSNDKTALEQELDQLQRMNQQANKGNAPAPATPPPPKEEKAAAVQGKDITAVGDSVMLAASEALNTNYPGIYIDADVSRHYTAGMDVVRQLNDSGKLRKNVFLGFGTNGPAFPGQLEEMINLIGPDRQIFMAMPYGDREWMAQSRQDVLDAAKTHDNVYIADWCGHAQAHQNMLFEDGVHPMPEGAQEYAKAFDEALAQAADHKKKTTTTCA; encoded by the coding sequence GTGAAGCAGGTTTTTGGACTACTGCGCGCTGTTCGTAACGCACGAACTGGTTCCGCGAAGTCGTCCCCCGACCAGCAAAGACATCAGGAATCTGGTGCGTCTTCCGGGTCTTCTGTGCCTTCTAAGCCGTCTGCGGCTTCCAAGCCTTCCGAGGAAAAGAAGCCGGCTCCGGCGAAGCCAGAACCAAAAAAGACAGCTCCGGCGAAGCCCGCGCAGCAGGCCTCTGCACCGAAGAAGCCAGCCGAGGGAAAAACCTCTGAGGAGAAAAAGCCGGCTCCGGTAAAGCAGGAACCTAAAAAGGCAACCTCCAAGGAGCCCACTCGATCGCCAATCAAACTCTCCGCAGGCGGCCCACCCAAGGCTCCCTCCGCTCCGAAGCCACCGAAGGCTTCTTCCCAGAAGCAGGAGCCGCGGAAGGCTTCCACTGCCTCGCAGGATCCCAAGAAGTCCACTACGGCTGCGAAGGCCCTTAAAGCAGACAAGAACAAGAAGCAGACAAGTGCGCCTCCCAAGAAGAAAGCCGCTACTCCCCGACCAGCCGCGGCTGCTCCGGCCATCAAACTCGGTAACGTAGGCGCGCCGCCCGCTCCAGGGGTTGCACCTGGCGTGGCGCGAAAAGCACCTATACCCGCAAAGGCATCCGCCGCAAAGCCCGCACCCAAGCAGGCCGCCAAGCCGGTTTCCAAGGAGGCCGCCAAGCCGGTTGCCAAGGAGACGCCTGCAGCTAAGGCCACACCGCCTGCGAAACCAAAGCCTGAACAGAAACCGGCTCCCAAGAAGGCTCCCAAGAAGGCGACTCAGCCGAAGGCTGAGCAGAAGACGGTGCCCGTGCCAGCCGCGAAGCCTGTACCAAAGCCCGCACCCAAGCAGGTCGCAGAGTCCGCGCCCATACCGGTGCCCAAACAGGCGCCCGCTGCCAAGCAGGCACCGAAGCCAGTCGCCAAGGCTAAGCCGAAGACAGTGCCGCCAGCGGCGGAGAAGTCGGCGTCACAACCAAAGAAACAGCCCGAAGCGAAGCAGGTGACAACGGCACAACCTGCACCACAGCAGACCTCTGCCCCACGCCGGAACAACGTGCCGGAAGCGCTGGCGATCCCGCCGGAAAACAAGACTGTCAAGAAGGATCGTCGCGCTCGCCTGCGCCAGGTGAAGGGGCTGGATGGCCTGCGCGGCCTCGCTGTGCTCGCCGTGGTGATTTACCACTTCTTCGGCGATATTCTGCCCGGCGGCTACCTGGGCGTGGACCTATTCTTCGTCCTGTCGGGATTCCTAATCACCTCACTGCTGGTGCGCGAGTACCGGGTAAGCAACACGATCAGCCTGAAGGACTTCTGGATCAGGCGATTCCGCCGAATTCTTCCCGCCGCGCTGGTCACGCTATTTATCGTCACCGCGATAGTCACCGCCATAGGTGGAGACATCGCCGTGGGCATCCGCGAGCAGTTCCTGGGCACGCTGTTCTTCGTCAATAACTGGACGCAGATCGCCACCTCCCAGTCTTATTTTGCGGAAAGCGAAATCCAGGTTTTCGCCCACTACTGGTCGCTGGCAGTCGAAGAGCAGTTCTACATCATCTGGCCGCTGGTAACACTTGGGATTTTCGTGTTCACCCAGCGGCGGCTGCGCCGCAGTCCACGCCGTATCCCGATGCTGGTCACGGCGGTGTTGGCTGTACTTTCCGCTGCGATCATGGCGCTGCTGTTTACCCCCGGTGAGGATCCGACGCGCGTCTACTACGGCACGGATACGCACGCTTTTGGCCTGCTCATCGGCGCTTTCCTCTCGCTGGCTGTCACCTCCACGCGCAACGACCCGCGGGTGGATTCCTGGCCGTCGGCAGGAAAGTTTGAGGCGCGGGCTGCGGGAGCGATCGGCGCCTTGGCGCTTGTCGGTTACGTCTTCCAGCTCTTGTTTATGGGCGACGACCTAGCGGTGACCTACCAGGGCGGCCTACTACTGACCAGTGTGCTGGGCGTGCTGATGATCTGGGGTGTGATCCGCGAAACCGGACCGCTGACGATAATCTTCCGCACCAATGTCATGCGTTGGCTCGGCCAACGTTCGTTCTCGCTGTACCTGTGGCACTGGCCGGTCATCATGATCCTGCGTGCTCTTTTTGACGCCGACGGTCACATGGACCACAAGTGGATTCTCGGACTGGTAGCGGTGCCGATCGCTCTGGTGATCTCCGAAATTTCCTACCAGCACGTGGAGAACCCCTTCCGCCGCCGCGGTTACAAGCAGACGTGGAAGGACTACTGGAGCTCCCGACCGACCTATCACGAGATCAACGAGGGCTTTAAGAAGGTCGCGTGGCCTGTCGTACCGCTACTCGTCGTAGCCTGTGCGGGCGGAGTGATCTACGGCGTGGTGAACTCCAACGACAAGACCGCACTGGAGCAGGAACTGGACCAACTGCAGCGCATGAACCAGCAAGCCAACAAGGGCAATGCTCCCGCCCCAGCTACTCCACCGCCGCCGAAGGAAGAGAAGGCCGCGGCCGTGCAGGGCAAGGACATCACCGCAGTCGGTGACTCCGTGATGCTGGCCGCTAGCGAAGCGCTGAACACCAATTACCCGGGCATCTACATTGACGCGGATGTTTCCCGCCACTACACCGCCGGTATGGACGTAGTGCGGCAGCTGAACGATTCCGGCAAGTTGCGCAAGAACGTGTTCCTTGGCTTCGGCACCAACGGCCCGGCCTTCCCGGGCCAGTTGGAGGAGATGATTAACCTCATCGGTCCTGACCGCCAGATCTTCATGGCTATGCCCTACGGCGATCGCGAGTGGATGGCACAGTCCCGCCAGGATGTGCTGGACGCAGCTAAGACCCACGACAACGTCTACATCGCAGACTGGTGTGGCCACGCCCAGGCACACCAAAACATGCTGTTTGAAGATGGAGTTCACCCAATGCCCGAGGGCGCGCAAGAATACGCGAAGGCCTTCGACGAGGCGCTGGCCCAGGCCGCAGACCATAAGAAGAAGACCACGACTACCTGCGCCTAA